Proteins from a genomic interval of Quercus robur chromosome 9, dhQueRobu3.1, whole genome shotgun sequence:
- the LOC126700679 gene encoding uncharacterized protein LOC126700679 — MEIWDLLRSLHNRFSVPWLVTGDFNEITKSSEKKGGKLHPYLQMQTFRDVLDECGLMDLGFVGNRYTWFKKCARDVYVWERFDRGVATTDWLDKYPAAQVKVLECGSSDHKPLLIHPNRVPAKLKKPWRFEQVWLEDDGCHDTVAAAWSEGRRDLPMGKVVKKVERCQEKLKKWRRCCFSNITWEIAEKKKQMVQVERAVINGGDGAALVQLKQELARLFIKEEKLWQQRSKMHLMKEGDKNSKYFHHRGSQMYRRNRILGLKNLRGVMYMGDDNVASLLEDFYKELFKTSNPCNMEEVL, encoded by the coding sequence ATGGAAATATGGGATTTGTTAAGAAGCTTACATAATCGGTTCTCGGTTCCATGGCTTGTTACAGGTGATTTCAATGAGATTACAAAGTCTTCGGAAAAGAAAGGTGGCAAGTTACATCCATACCTTCAAATGCAAACCTTCCGTGATGTTTTGGATGAATGTGGGTTGATGGACTTGGGTTTTGTGGGTAATAGATATACATGGTTTAAGAAGTGTGCAAGGGATGTTTATGTGTGGGAAAGGTTTGATAGAGGGGTGGCAACCACGGATTGGTTAGATAAGTACCCGGCTGCACAAGTTAAGGTGTTGGAGTGTGGTTCATCAGATCACAAACCACTTCTCATCCATCCAAATAGGGTACCTGCAAAATTAAAGAAGCCATGGCGATTCGAGCAAGTTTGGCTTGAGGATGATGGGTGTCATGATACGGTGGCAGCGGCATGGAGTGAGGGTAGGAGGGATTTGCCAATGGGTAAGGTGGTAAAGAAGGTAGAGAGGTgccaagaaaaattaaaaaagtggaGACGATGTTGTTTTAGCAATATCACATGGGAAATAGCGGAAAAAAAGAAGCAGATGGTGCAAGTAGAGAGAGCTGTGATAAATGGAGGTGATGGGGCTGCCTTGGTTCAATTGAAACAAGAATTAGCAAGACTATTcataaaggaagaaaaattgTGGCAACAACGCTCTAAAATGCATTTGATGAAAGAGGGAGATAAAAACTCAAAGTATTTCCATCATAGAGGCTCCCAGATGTATAGGAGGAATCggattttgggtttgaaaaatTTGAGGGGTGTCATGTATATGGGTGATGATAATGTGGCGAGCTTGTTGGAAGATTTTTACAAGgagctttttaaaacctcaaatcCGTGCAACATGGAGGAGGTATTGTAG